The genomic interval AGCCATTTCGCCCATCAAGCTGGAACTTGTTCCGATTTTATAACATTAACCCTTCCAATCCCATAATTGAATCCTTACGatataaatacaatattaagcGGTCGAGtgatgaggaaaaagaaaaatttcaatcaggGGATGaatagttgatctaataccaaattctccaaactaacctcaaaagaattgtatgtGGAATTGAAAACCGCCCGTTTTACAGTCAAGTTAGACAAATTCTCAAGTTATTCCGCCTACCTGTTTGCAAACATCTTCGATAGTTAAAGTAGCTAAGCTTGTCTGCTTGTCAGATCTTCCTATGGAGCCGACCTGAAAAACACAGTCATGCTCGTTAGAGGAGTTTCTTTGATTTAACTCTTACTCATGATTTATTGATAACTGGGCATTGCAGTACGCATTGATTGAGCTGTGGGTATTAGCTGCACAGCGCTTAGTGGGGATAAAACGCTTGAGTGCAGTTCGACATTGCTGCAGAAAGCAATTCAACAATGTTATGACTAgtagtcaccactaccgacaacaatCCTTCTCAATAAACCACCAGGTTCAAACCATTCACTGTATCCACCATTTTACACAAAACTGTCGAGACATTTTGCCCTGTTAGAGCAACATTCATCCCAAGCAAAATAATAGGCTTATTTCACCTACTCCACCCTCACCTCCGATCAAAGTTAACCGACCCAAAAAGTGGTTTAGTCCTTGGTATGGAAACGCATTACTGCAACAATGGATCAGCGGAAgcgagaagaaaaaaaagcagtttgaGTGTAACGAGGGTTAAAGTATGATTTTGTGGCAACATGATTCACCAAAGATTTAATTCAAATTCTACAAATCCTTAATAGTCTCCAAAACTCGATAATTAAAGTTTCAGCAGCTCGCAAACATGCAAGCTTCATCGAGCACGTTGAACAAAgcaaagcaattaaaagtttggCCTCAATAAATGTAAAGTGGACATGACGAACAATAAGAACAACAATACTGAGATGTGTGACCTGCGCTTCAAGTAGGCGCACAGTTTATAGACCACGCGCAACGTTTTCATGGTTACTGTCGAGTTATTTGGGACCAAGATTAAAGTTCAGAGAAGGCACAAGGTACCTCATTTTAATTTCCACATTTCCAATTCACTTATGCTAACAACAAAGTTAACCTTTTACCTAGCGACCCCTCACCTGCAAATGTGGATTTCCCTTGCCAACGCTACCAGTATCAGATTTGTTGCCCGCTACGCTGGTTCCTGAATGCAAACACTCTACCATCTGCCTACGTAACGACGGATCCAAATGCACAGTGCACGGCAGGAAACGCCTCACATCAGACGTGCTCAGAAGCGGATGATGACTGGCGAGGAAAGTCTCAAAATACACAGGGTCTCCGTCCACTGCGCAATCCACTTCATTGATTACTGGCATGGCGGACAATGTCGCCTCGTAAAGATCCTTCAACGgtacattatcctgcaaacgGGTGTTGCTGTCCTCGATTAGAAGAACAAGCCAGGATGTCCGATACGGCCATCCATCAACTACACTGACCCAGGCTGCAAGACGCTTCCATGAGTAATCAATACCGCGCGCACGAAGCAGACGACACGTTAAAGAGACGATATTCATGAGGCGTTTCACGCCGAGAGGATTTACAGTCTCGTTGTCAGCAAGCACTTGCGCAAGGTCAGTTGAGATACGGCGACGCTCCTCGAGCTCCAACTCGTGGTCCAAAAGCTTCTGATGATCCAAACAGCGCTCTTCCTCATGAGACTCTGGCTCATAGAGCATGGAGTGATGCAGCTCTAGTTCGGGATGGATCCGACTCGGCACCCCTCCGTTACAGTTATGCAAATCCCGTGATACTCTATGCCCCTGAGGGAGACAGTTGTCACCCTCGTTGAATTCCAACATCTCTCCGTCCCACTCTAGATCGTCCACGGCCACACTGGAACGTGCCATGCTGGAGCGCTCCGCTGCACCTGGATTATCAGTCTGAAGCTCACCTCTCAATTCATCTAGTAGGGTGACAACCCCTGTCGACAACACTCCGGTGTAATTAGACTTGGGTTCAGGAAGGTAAAATGGAAGCTGTACTATGCTTTTTAAATAATCAGACGCGCTGATATGAGACTCTCGCAGAATACTGCTAAAGCTTTGATCGATTGCCCGGATGATGACTCGAGGATCCAAAGCCATTAATATAATGAAAGGCGCTTCAGGATCAGTGAAAAGTAGGTTTACAGAGTCCAGAAGTTGTAACACTTTCGACTGCTCCGAGTTGTCAAGTCCGTCAATTACTATCACAACTCTTGTCTGATGCCTGGTGAATCCATCTACGCAATTTACCAAATCTGTTAAGAGCTCTACCTCTTGTTTCAGCGCGTGGATGAATCCCTCCTCTTTCAAACCCAGCTGTGTGGCTACCACAGAAATTCGCTTCTTCTGCGAGAAAACCAAGGAGTATAAGATTGAGCACAGGGTGGGCAGGTGAATCAAAACCGCCACGCCCACAATCGAAGCAGATGCGATTTCTATGCCTGTTATAACAGAACTGCCCTTCGTCCCGTACACTCTGAAAAACACAAGGCCGATCATACCAAGCGCTAGAATCGCAAGAAATATCGTGAACGTTGGTATACAACAACAGCAGCGTTTCCAGCGCGCCTCTGTCAACGTCGATTCATCATAATCGGAAGGTTGGGACCGAAACACTCTATATAACCTCGTCACGAAAAATCCGAACTCTTTCTCGACAACGTCACATAACGTTTCAATCATTCCGACCAATGAAGCCGCTTCGCTTCCACTGCAAGTCAATTTACTAAAGTCTGTGAAGAGGAAGCGAACTGGCATGTTCGGTTTCGTGGCACTCGGACACGGAGGAATACAAAATACCAGTTGGCTCAACAATTTTACGGTACCCACCGCCTTGGTTACGTAACCGCCTATGCCGCAAGACGGTTCTCCGCGGTTGTAGCGTCTATCTGCCACATACGCGCACAAAAACAGCAGATAACATGTCACGAAAATACCGACTCCTACGGCGACGCCAGCGGCAAGACTCGTAGTTGCCGCGAGTAGAACACCAATCACTACGCAGAACACCAGAAGAATTACAAATATGAAGCGAGAAAAGTGAAACATTGGACGAAGATCTTGATGAGCAAACTCACGCATCTCATCTGAAAGAAACGAAACAGAGACATGGCGttagaaattgcagaaaaagaaGGCTGAAAAACTTGGACCGATGTTAGTATCCGAGGAACTACGCACTTACCCGCAATAAGCactcaattgataacaagttagggttaatgttgagttaAGGGAAGGGcaggtgggcagttgctcagatattTCATTGATCGAAAAAAATTCTTGCCTGTGCCAGAGACTAGCTGAGTGCTGTTACCAACTGAGGTGTAACACCGAATGCTGGCAGCGCGAAAAAGATAAATGAGTTCTTTTCTCCCTTAGAGAATCTGACtatatttgataaaagaaagaacccaaacgaaaagaaacaaaaatatcattcagttattaaaactattgatttcaatttttacctTGCAACCTCCGTAAAACAAAAGATTTGCCGCTCCCCCACCGCGCATACATTCCAACAGTCAGCGGCATGGTGAGCGAAGGCTCGCACAACACGTCCGCTAAAGCACTGGTGTAGATCTCATAACCCATCACTTCCTCACTGTATTTTTTACCCGGAGTAAAAAGACCTGTAAACAGAGTATACTTAAGACTATCTTCTGAACAAAACGAGTCAactatgattttttaaaaatgataagcACATCGTCATAATGAGTTATTTTCAAATAGTGTTATTTGTCCTGTCACAAGCGTGGAGCAGAGAACAAATCCAAGTTCCCGTGATAAATCGAACCCCAAACCTTCGGTCCCCGCGCTCTGACGCTCCACCAATGAGCTGCAGAGAACTCTATAGCGAGTCTGATCATTACCAGAGTTTTAAGATAATGCTCGAGCCCTTTTGAAAGAGAGATCTTGGAACAACATTTAGTTAATTCCCCTTTGGAAATTGGTAATGAAGTCCCACTAACACCAGCAATGCTGTATTTTTCTCACCACTTAAATGTCAACCTGAGTTCTGAAAACGTGTCATTAATTTTTCACAAGACTGCAAATTCCAAACGAAGACTTGAACGAAAGAAAGACTGACTAGAACAGTTGGTAAACATTCAAGAGGTTGTAATGAACTGTGTAGAGCATATTCGGTATTGGGTAAAGTTGAAATAATTGTATTCAAGTTCAATTGCTATGAATCTTCATTTGCGAATTGAAAATCTCTCTCGTGAGAAGACCTAATATTTGAAAGACCTTCGGTAATTTCTCTGTCTCCAAACACATACTCCACATTAATTCGAGAAAAACACAATATGATTCCTAGATGAAAGCCTTCAGATACATTCAACATATGTAGTTGAGGGTTGCGAAACGCAGAACCACCCTGAACACGacgaaaaacacaaaatattgGTTTGATAGGAAAGATGAACaacaaaatggaacaaataaaccaaaaatgAACGAGAATGGTGGTAGATGGAGAAGATTTACGCGGATTACAAAATACACAACTTGATTAGATAAAATTTTAGACAAATAACCCAACAGAAACCTTACCAGTGCCAAAGATTTGCGTCAGCAGACTATGTTTGTGCTGTCTGTCGATATTATACGGTGTTTCTCCGGATTTATTGGGACGATATAAAAGCCGAGCGTCCTTTGGGTTCCTTAACAGGAGTTCGCAAATGCGTCGGTATCTTCCTCTGACGGCAATATGAACTGGGGTATCTCCTCGCTGAGATAAACAAACCCGAGTCAAAACGGGGTCAAGTGAGGCGTGCGAGAGACGAGCTTTCATCGAATGATTGTTTTTCAAGAGAACATCATGTATTTTAATTCGTGCTAAAGTGAAGATCTTAGAGGTTAAAAATGGGTTTGTTTACAAAAGCCTTACGTACTTTTACATTACTACACTAATCTGCTATTCCCGTACTTCACAAAATCTGATTATTGAATTTCACTCCTTACAtcgtttccttgtaaatccATATGGACCAAATCAGATTTCAGCGTAGCATAGAAGAAACATGCTCCACTTgataaaattttgtattttatcaCCTGCTTTCTTAATAATGAGTTGGAATTGAGAGGAGTGATTACATGCTGATCTCCTCTCCGTGTAGCGTTTTTCGAAACAGGGAACAGGACAAACACATCACGTACCTTATCTGCTACGGAGACACTGGCTCCTTTTTCAAGCAAAAGAGATACGATTGCAGTGTGCTTCTTTTGTGTGGCTCTGATAAGTGGCGTTTCACCGTCCTGCAATAACACAGTTAAAGAGAAGGTAAAAAACACTaacaaaatgcatttcaatattttctttttatttatcttcGAATGCGCGAGAAAATCTTTAAGATCAGAGTATGGTAATAGAATCTGCTTGAAAATGTGTTTGTTCTGAAATCTATCTTGTTACCGGGTATCAATGGCGAGAAGACAAAATGGCAACACTTAATTTAAAAGGCAGCTTTAAGCCTCTTCACCCGTGAaaagaacaacagaaaaacaTGAATTTATGTTAACTCGAAAAGAAGATTTCTATATGACGAGTCAAGTAGACAAGAGTGAAACAGAAGGTGTCCGCTATTATGAATTCCACCTATGAAAACGCATTGAAGCATATTACAAACCTTGTTCTGAGTTTCTGTGTTCGCTCCTGCATCTAGAAGCTCCTTCACAATTAAGACGTGGCCTTTCTCAACTGCATGAAACAAAGCTGTCTTGCTCTCCTGACAAGAGAAATAATTCACGTTTTATTTACAAACACCGTCCATTGAAAGAACACAAAAGCATGCAGCTCAACCACAGCTTTCGTTTACTGATGGATATCTAAAAATAAGCTCTATTTAAAAGGTCCACTGGACAGCACGGACAACAAAACATTGTCATTTACCATTTCTCAATGTAACAAAGAGCTTGACAAGAAAAGGTCGCGTGA from Pocillopora verrucosa isolate sample1 chromosome 14, ASM3666991v2, whole genome shotgun sequence carries:
- the LOC131797796 gene encoding kinase D-interacting substrate of 220 kDa B-like isoform X1, which gives rise to MKSWRPHAELLSEDDKTFPQLTRIHVASSVGMEMTVNDGGFLNAVRDGSCTHVLNLLHGGGVDLEQRDENGQTALIIAAEKGNVEIVHELLKRNVQLNIQDEDGWTALIAACKEGHYEVVKELMENGAKVQLPDLGGWSPLVWASYKGHADIVRELLDYGADPNERGQHGMTALIWASGRGHTEVVDHLLEAGANPDAADKYGTTALVWSCRKGHLGTCRSLVAKNANVDTASSRGWTPLIMAAKGGYTEVVDCLLEKEPHINATDQEGNSALSWSAKHGHEEIVQRLLARGAYFNLPDKEGETVLISAARDGHLEVVRTLLSKYADVEAADTESKTALFHAVEKGHVLIVKELLDAGANTETQNKDGETPLIRATQKKHTAIVSLLLEKGASVSVADKRGDTPVHIAVRGRYRRICELLLRNPKDARLLYRPNKSGETPYNIDRQHKHSLLTQIFGTGLFTPGKKYSEEVMGYEIYTSALADVLCEPSLTMPLTVGMYARWGSGKSFVLRRLQDEMREFAHQDLRPMFHFSRFIFVILLVFCVVIGVLLAATTSLAAGVAVGVGIFVTCYLLFLCAYVADRRYNRGEPSCGIGGYVTKAVGTVKLLSQLVFCIPPCPSATKPNMPVRFLFTDFSKLTCSGSEAASLVGMIETLCDVVEKEFGFFVTRLYRVFRSQPSDYDESTLTEARWKRCCCCIPTFTIFLAILALGMIGLVFFRVYGTKGSSVITGIEIASASIVGVAVLIHLPTLCSILYSLVFSQKKRISVVATQLGLKEEGFIHALKQEVELLTDLVNCVDGFTRHQTRVVIVIDGLDNSEQSKVLQLLDSVNLLFTDPEAPFIILMALDPRVIIRAIDQSFSSILRESHISASDYLKSIVQLPFYLPEPKSNYTGVLSTGVVTLLDELRGELQTDNPGAAERSSMARSSVAVDDLEWDGEMLEFNEGDNCLPQGHRVSRDLHNCNGGVPSRIHPELELHHSMLYEPESHEEERCLDHQKLLDHELELEERRRISTDLAQVLADNETVNPLGVKRLMNIVSLTCRLLRARGIDYSWKRLAAWVSVVDGWPYRTSWLVLLIEDSNTRLQDNVPLKDLYEATLSAMPVINEVDCAVDGDPVYFETFLASHHPLLSTSDVRRFLPCTVHLDPSLRRQMVECLHSGTSVAGNKSDTGSVGKGNPHLQVGSIGRSDKQTSLATLTIEDVCKQLAEMEGLDQKQISTYQTVVTENNINGKVLASCDLSELSHIMAMTFGDWQLFRAWILTARNPNQECTTCHLSNRCVSPGEMNCQLLKTSSSGAWDHANPLTAPGRSSADSTEQASLEFHSSKAPDIVLQPPSAPDSEEEDNNGETVNTAETELEKDENVTRMNELSDGDEDEGAGSSSAGLNQVKIKEDSVLISLEDDINLPPQPHLQAAFKNDDDNDDELPAPPLSGTDLITFSESEDQRERSDVQNDIFVVQPGASNAQGKAINTPPVMECTCENLKLMEPVQERKSSKNSLFFDTEDSVEVGRPAPVVITLNRNGPVKAAVAVKRSNSSSGSSTGSSSSGRLPISQSVSTDVHHEKSAPSFSPSIRQNSLPEPSHVIRPHSASDVVTIEHRPKFLRKSPPVDSDSEPESFAQASDPLIPEPTKEDKDLQRCSRDSNDFPPPPPSIEDSSNFDQGDCPWVPLMNRFQVEAGGSSVSESEQPLLPDRRPRPKSSTGVIENKAPKFRTYTPKPKPTYVETKSNQHQNLKSETCV
- the LOC131797796 gene encoding kinase D-interacting substrate of 220 kDa B-like isoform X4, encoding MTVNDGGFLNAVRDGSCTHVLNLLHGGGVDLEQRDENGQTALIIAAEKGNVEIVHELLKRNVQLNIQDEDGWTALIAACKEGHYEVVKELMENGAKVQLPDLGGWSPLVWASYKGHADIVRELLDYGADPNERGQHGMTALIWASGRGHTEVVDHLLEAGANPDAADKYGTTALVWSCRKGHLGTCRSLVAKNANVDTASSRGWTPLIMAAKGGYTEVVDCLLEKEPHINATDQEGNSALSWSAKHGHEEIVQRLLARGAYFNLPDKEGETVLISAARDGHLEVVRTLLSKYADVEAADTESKTALFHAVEKGHVLIVKELLDAGANTETQNKDGETPLIRATQKKHTAIVSLLLEKGASVSVADKRGDTPVHIAVRGRYRRICELLLRNPKDARLLYRPNKSGETPYNIDRQHKHSLLTQIFGTGLFTPGKKYSEEVMGYEIYTSALADVLCEPSLTMPLTVGMYARWGSGKSFVLRRLQDEMREFAHQDLRPMFHFSRFIFVILLVFCVVIGVLLAATTSLAAGVAVGVGIFVTCYLLFLCAYVADRRYNRGEPSCGIGGYVTKAVGTVKLLSQLVFCIPPCPSATKPNMPVRFLFTDFSKLTCSGSEAASLVGMIETLCDVVEKEFGFFVTRLYRVFRSQPSDYDESTLTEARWKRCCCCIPTFTIFLAILALGMIGLVFFRVYGTKGSSVITGIEIASASIVGVAVLIHLPTLCSILYSLVFSQKKRISVVATQLGLKEEGFIHALKQEVELLTDLVNCVDGFTRHQTRVVIVIDGLDNSEQSKVLQLLDSVNLLFTDPEAPFIILMALDPRVIIRAIDQSFSSILRESHISASDYLKSIVQLPFYLPEPKSNYTGVLSTGVVTLLDELRGELQTDNPGAAERSSMARSSVAVDDLEWDGEMLEFNEGDNCLPQGHRVSRDLHNCNGGVPSRIHPELELHHSMLYEPESHEEERCLDHQKLLDHELELEERRRISTDLAQVLADNETVNPLGVKRLMNIVSLTCRLLRARGIDYSWKRLAAWVSVVDGWPYRTSWLVLLIEDSNTRLQDNVPLKDLYEATLSAMPVINEVDCAVDGDPVYFETFLASHHPLLSTSDVRRFLPCTVHLDPSLRRQMVECLHSGTSVAGNKSDTGSVGKGNPHLQVGSIGRSDKQTSLATLTIEDVCKQLAEMEGLDQKQISTYQTVVTENNINGKVLASCDLSELSHIMAMTFGDWQLFRAWILTARNPNQECTTCHLSNRCVSPGEMNCQLLKTSSSGAWDHANPLTAPGRSSADSTEQASLEFHSSKAPDIVLQPPSAPDSEEEDNNGETVNTAETELEKDENVTRMNELSDGDEDEGAGSSSAGLNQVKIKEDSVLISLEDDINLPPQPHLQAAFKNDDDNDDELPAPPLSGTDLITFSESEDQRERSDVQNDIFVVQPGASNAQGKAINTPPVMECTCENLKLMEPVQERKSSKNSLFFDTEDSVEVGRPAPVVITLNRNGPVKAAVAVKRSNSSSGSSTGSSSSGRLPISQSVSTDVHHEKSAPSFSPSIRQNSLPEPSHVIRPHSASDVVTIEHRPKFLRKSPPVDSDSEPESFAQASDPLIPEPTKEDKDLQRCSRDSNDFPPPPPSIEDSSNFDQGDCPWVPLMNRFQVEAGGSSVSESEQPLLPDRRPRPKSSTGVIENKAPKFRTYTPKPKPTYVETKSNQHQNLKSETCV
- the LOC131797796 gene encoding kinase D-interacting substrate of 220 kDa B-like isoform X2; the protein is MLAFLSRVENSKQIISIKEMTVNDGGFLNAVRDGSCTHVLNLLHGGGVDLEQRDENGQTALIIAAEKGNVEIVHELLKRNVQLNIQDEDGWTALIAACKEGHYEVVKELMENGAKVQLPDLGGWSPLVWASYKGHADIVRELLDYGADPNERGQHGMTALIWASGRGHTEVVDHLLEAGANPDAADKYGTTALVWSCRKGHLGTCRSLVAKNANVDTASSRGWTPLIMAAKGGYTEVVDCLLEKEPHINATDQEGNSALSWSAKHGHEEIVQRLLARGAYFNLPDKEGETVLISAARDGHLEVVRTLLSKYADVEAADTESKTALFHAVEKGHVLIVKELLDAGANTETQNKDGETPLIRATQKKHTAIVSLLLEKGASVSVADKRGDTPVHIAVRGRYRRICELLLRNPKDARLLYRPNKSGETPYNIDRQHKHSLLTQIFGTGLFTPGKKYSEEVMGYEIYTSALADVLCEPSLTMPLTVGMYARWGSGKSFVLRRLQDEMREFAHQDLRPMFHFSRFIFVILLVFCVVIGVLLAATTSLAAGVAVGVGIFVTCYLLFLCAYVADRRYNRGEPSCGIGGYVTKAVGTVKLLSQLVFCIPPCPSATKPNMPVRFLFTDFSKLTCSGSEAASLVGMIETLCDVVEKEFGFFVTRLYRVFRSQPSDYDESTLTEARWKRCCCCIPTFTIFLAILALGMIGLVFFRVYGTKGSSVITGIEIASASIVGVAVLIHLPTLCSILYSLVFSQKKRISVVATQLGLKEEGFIHALKQEVELLTDLVNCVDGFTRHQTRVVIVIDGLDNSEQSKVLQLLDSVNLLFTDPEAPFIILMALDPRVIIRAIDQSFSSILRESHISASDYLKSIVQLPFYLPEPKSNYTGVLSTGVVTLLDELRGELQTDNPGAAERSSMARSSVAVDDLEWDGEMLEFNEGDNCLPQGHRVSRDLHNCNGGVPSRIHPELELHHSMLYEPESHEEERCLDHQKLLDHELELEERRRISTDLAQVLADNETVNPLGVKRLMNIVSLTCRLLRARGIDYSWKRLAAWVSVVDGWPYRTSWLVLLIEDSNTRLQDNVPLKDLYEATLSAMPVINEVDCAVDGDPVYFETFLASHHPLLSTSDVRRFLPCTVHLDPSLRRQMVECLHSGTSVAGNKSDTGSVGKGNPHLQVGSIGRSDKQTSLATLTIEDVCKQLAEMEGLDQKQISTYQTVVTENNINGKVLASCDLSELSHIMAMTFGDWQLFRAWILTARNPNQECTTCHLSNRCVSPGEMNCQLLKTSSSGAWDHANPLTAPGRSSADSTEQASLEFHSSKAPDIVLQPPSAPDSEEEDNNGETVNTAETELEKDENVTRMNELSDGDEDEGAGSSSAGLNQVKIKEDSVLISLEDDINLPPQPHLQAAFKNDDDNDDELPAPPLSGTDLITFSESEDQRERSDVQNDIFVVQPGASNAQGKAINTPPVMECTCENLKLMEPVQERKSSKNSLFFDTEDSVEVGRPAPVVITLNRNGPVKAAVAVKRSNSSSGSSTGSSSSGRLPISQSVSTDVHHEKSAPSFSPSIRQNSLPEPSHVIRPHSASDVVTIEHRPKFLRKSPPVDSDSEPESFAQASDPLIPEPTKEDKDLQRCSRDSNDFPPPPPSIEDSSNFDQGDCPWVPLMNRFQVEAGGSSVSESEQPLLPDRRPRPKSSTGVIENKAPKFRTYTPKPKPTYVETKSNQHQNLKSETCV
- the LOC131797796 gene encoding kinase D-interacting substrate of 220 kDa B-like isoform X7, yielding MESKTALFHAVEKGHVLIVKELLDAGANTETQNKDGETPLIRATQKKHTAIVSLLLEKGASVSVADKRGDTPVHIAVRGRYRRICELLLRNPKDARLLYRPNKSGETPYNIDRQHKHSLLTQIFGTGLFTPGKKYSEEVMGYEIYTSALADVLCEPSLTMPLTVGMYARWGSGKSFVLRRLQDEMREFAHQDLRPMFHFSRFIFVILLVFCVVIGVLLAATTSLAAGVAVGVGIFVTCYLLFLCAYVADRRYNRGEPSCGIGGYVTKAVGTVKLLSQLVFCIPPCPSATKPNMPVRFLFTDFSKLTCSGSEAASLVGMIETLCDVVEKEFGFFVTRLYRVFRSQPSDYDESTLTEARWKRCCCCIPTFTIFLAILALGMIGLVFFRVYGTKGSSVITGIEIASASIVGVAVLIHLPTLCSILYSLVFSQKKRISVVATQLGLKEEGFIHALKQEVELLTDLVNCVDGFTRHQTRVVIVIDGLDNSEQSKVLQLLDSVNLLFTDPEAPFIILMALDPRVIIRAIDQSFSSILRESHISASDYLKSIVQLPFYLPEPKSNYTGVLSTGVVTLLDELRGELQTDNPGAAERSSMARSSVAVDDLEWDGEMLEFNEGDNCLPQGHRVSRDLHNCNGGVPSRIHPELELHHSMLYEPESHEEERCLDHQKLLDHELELEERRRISTDLAQVLADNETVNPLGVKRLMNIVSLTCRLLRARGIDYSWKRLAAWVSVVDGWPYRTSWLVLLIEDSNTRLQDNVPLKDLYEATLSAMPVINEVDCAVDGDPVYFETFLASHHPLLSTSDVRRFLPCTVHLDPSLRRQMVECLHSGTSVAGNKSDTGSVGKGNPHLQVGSIGRSDKQTSLATLTIEDVCKQLAEMEGLDQKQISTYQTVVTENNINGKVLASCDLSELSHIMAMTFGDWQLFRAWILTARNPNQECTTCHLSNRCVSPGEMNCQLLKTSSSGAWDHANPLTAPGRSSADSTEQASLEFHSSKAPDIVLQPPSAPDSEEEDNNGETVNTAETELEKDENVTRMNELSDGDEDEGAGSSSAGLNQVKIKEDSVLISLEDDINLPPQPHLQAAFKNDDDNDDELPAPPLSGTDLITFSESEDQRERSDVQNDIFVVQPGASNAQGKAINTPPVMECTCENLKLMEPVQERKSSKNSLFFDTEDSVEVGRPAPVVITLNRNGPVKAAVAVKRSNSSSGSSTGSSSSGRLPISQSVSTDVHHEKSAPSFSPSIRQNSLPEPSHVIRPHSASDVVTIEHRPKFLRKSPPVDSDSEPESFAQASDPLIPEPTKEDKDLQRCSRDSNDFPPPPPSIEDSSNFDQGDCPWVPLMNRFQVEAGGSSVSESEQPLLPDRRPRPKSSTGVIENKAPKFRTYTPKPKPTYVETKSNQHQNLKSETCV
- the LOC131797796 gene encoding kinase D-interacting substrate of 220 kDa B-like isoform X3, translating into MSSSNVTLYTFHIIQEMTVNDGGFLNAVRDGSCTHVLNLLHGGGVDLEQRDENGQTALIIAAEKGNVEIVHELLKRNVQLNIQDEDGWTALIAACKEGHYEVVKELMENGAKVQLPDLGGWSPLVWASYKGHADIVRELLDYGADPNERGQHGMTALIWASGRGHTEVVDHLLEAGANPDAADKYGTTALVWSCRKGHLGTCRSLVAKNANVDTASSRGWTPLIMAAKGGYTEVVDCLLEKEPHINATDQEGNSALSWSAKHGHEEIVQRLLARGAYFNLPDKEGETVLISAARDGHLEVVRTLLSKYADVEAADTESKTALFHAVEKGHVLIVKELLDAGANTETQNKDGETPLIRATQKKHTAIVSLLLEKGASVSVADKRGDTPVHIAVRGRYRRICELLLRNPKDARLLYRPNKSGETPYNIDRQHKHSLLTQIFGTGLFTPGKKYSEEVMGYEIYTSALADVLCEPSLTMPLTVGMYARWGSGKSFVLRRLQDEMREFAHQDLRPMFHFSRFIFVILLVFCVVIGVLLAATTSLAAGVAVGVGIFVTCYLLFLCAYVADRRYNRGEPSCGIGGYVTKAVGTVKLLSQLVFCIPPCPSATKPNMPVRFLFTDFSKLTCSGSEAASLVGMIETLCDVVEKEFGFFVTRLYRVFRSQPSDYDESTLTEARWKRCCCCIPTFTIFLAILALGMIGLVFFRVYGTKGSSVITGIEIASASIVGVAVLIHLPTLCSILYSLVFSQKKRISVVATQLGLKEEGFIHALKQEVELLTDLVNCVDGFTRHQTRVVIVIDGLDNSEQSKVLQLLDSVNLLFTDPEAPFIILMALDPRVIIRAIDQSFSSILRESHISASDYLKSIVQLPFYLPEPKSNYTGVLSTGVVTLLDELRGELQTDNPGAAERSSMARSSVAVDDLEWDGEMLEFNEGDNCLPQGHRVSRDLHNCNGGVPSRIHPELELHHSMLYEPESHEEERCLDHQKLLDHELELEERRRISTDLAQVLADNETVNPLGVKRLMNIVSLTCRLLRARGIDYSWKRLAAWVSVVDGWPYRTSWLVLLIEDSNTRLQDNVPLKDLYEATLSAMPVINEVDCAVDGDPVYFETFLASHHPLLSTSDVRRFLPCTVHLDPSLRRQMVECLHSGTSVAGNKSDTGSVGKGNPHLQVGSIGRSDKQTSLATLTIEDVCKQLAEMEGLDQKQISTYQTVVTENNINGKVLASCDLSELSHIMAMTFGDWQLFRAWILTARNPNQECTTCHLSNRCVSPGEMNCQLLKTSSSGAWDHANPLTAPGRSSADSTEQASLEFHSSKAPDIVLQPPSAPDSEEEDNNGETVNTAETELEKDENVTRMNELSDGDEDEGAGSSSAGLNQVKIKEDSVLISLEDDINLPPQPHLQAAFKNDDDNDDELPAPPLSGTDLITFSESEDQRERSDVQNDIFVVQPGASNAQGKAINTPPVMECTCENLKLMEPVQERKSSKNSLFFDTEDSVEVGRPAPVVITLNRNGPVKAAVAVKRSNSSSGSSTGSSSSGRLPISQSVSTDVHHEKSAPSFSPSIRQNSLPEPSHVIRPHSASDVVTIEHRPKFLRKSPPVDSDSEPESFAQASDPLIPEPTKEDKDLQRCSRDSNDFPPPPPSIEDSSNFDQGDCPWVPLMNRFQVEAGGSSVSESEQPLLPDRRPRPKSSTGVIENKAPKFRTYTPKPKPTYVETKSNQHQNLKSETCV